A stretch of bacterium DNA encodes these proteins:
- a CDS encoding AURKAIP1/COX24 domain-containing protein, whose translation MGSVVKKRRKKIRKHKYKKLLKRTKHIRKK comes from the coding sequence ATGGGTAGTGTTGTAAAAAAACGAAGAAAAAAAATACGAAAACATAAGTATAAAAAATTACTTAAGAGAACAAAACATATACGAAAGAAGTAG
- a CDS encoding PIG-L deacetylase family protein produces MKVLVIAAHPDDEVYGVGGTMLKHAMRGDEVYVCMLTEGVTTQYRHTMDKISSAKLIEQKKKESLKAAKILGVKEIFFFNLPDMRLDTIAHPEINQPIEECIVRLSPEIIYTHHWGDVNKDHRLVFESTMVAVRPGLKSSIKKVFIYETPSSSEWNAPILTNQFLPNVFVDISDVLHLKIQAMKAYKSELRQFPHPRSIEAVTTYAQKRGLEVGKRAVECFMLIREIID; encoded by the coding sequence TTGAAGGTATTGGTTATTGCGGCACATCCGGATGATGAAGTATATGGCGTTGGTGGAACAATGCTCAAACATGCGATGAGAGGGGATGAGGTGTATGTCTGTATGCTTACTGAAGGGGTAACAACTCAATACCGTCATACGATGGATAAAATCTCATCAGCTAAATTAATCGAACAGAAGAAAAAGGAGAGTTTAAAAGCGGCTAAGATTTTAGGAGTCAAAGAGATATTTTTCTTTAACCTACCGGATATGAGATTGGATACCATTGCCCACCCGGAGATAAATCAACCTATTGAGGAATGTATTGTCAGACTTTCCCCTGAAATTATCTATACACATCATTGGGGGGATGTGAATAAAGACCATCGGTTAGTATTTGAATCAACTATGGTTGCGGTTCGCCCTGGGCTAAAAAGTTCCATCAAGAAAGTGTTTATTTACGAAACACCTTCTTCTTCAGAATGGAATGCACCTATTCTTACAAACCAATTTTTACCTAATGTGTTTGTTGATATTTCAGATGTTTTGCATCTTAAAATCCAGGCGATGAAGGCATACAAAAGTGAGTTACGCCAATTTCCACACCCCCGCTCAATCGAAGCCGTCACTACCTATGCCCAAAAACGTGGGTTAGAAGTAGGTAAACGGGCAGTAGAGTGTTTTATGTTAATCCGTGAAATAATCGATTAA